The nucleotide sequence TTCACAAAGTTGTTTCAAAGTAAAGAAGAATCTAAAGAAATTATAATAGTTTTACTATAGTTTCTCATGTGCAGGATTGTTTTAAGATGCAATTGACAGCGTAGAACTGCAGTGCTGCATCCCTGAAAATAAATCTATAATACTTTTATACTGTCACAGACAGCATGCAGAATGTAAACACACTCGTAGATGAGTGAATGAGTGAACACGCATGCAAAATAATATATGACTTTACCTCAACAGCTGGAGTAGCATGGGTGAGTTCCAGTGAGAAATTCTCTGGCACATGATTTGATGAGATTGTCACTAGACTGTTAAGTGATTGGTGACTATGGTGGCTTTGTCGACTGCTCATTTGTCCTCTTTCTAAGGTTGGAGATGATGAAGGAGAAGATCTGTGGTGAGATCTGATGGGTAAAGTGCCATTAACAGTAGGCACAAGTGTAATGTCACCTTTGTGAATCTGTCTTGATGGTCTTTTTGGGTGGTGCTGGTAAGTTGATTCTGCCACACGACAGTTGTAGGATCTTGTGTCCTTTTTCTCTCGATTGCATCTTGTAGCAAAGACAACCATAATGACCAACAACACTGCACATATTGAGCCAAGTGATATAATTGTTATCATAGAAACATCCAGAGAGGGCTGGCTAATAAAGGTAGCTTCTGTGCTTGGAATTGCATAAACATATTCAAAAACAGTACATTTCAGAAGTGCTTTGGTACTGAGTGGAGGGCTGCCTTTATCCTGAACTATCACAAAAAATTCCCATTCTTTAGATGAAACAGATTCTATGCTAACATTAATATAGATGTCACATGATCTTGGGTCCATTACAAATATGTTTTCTTCATTGTCAGCTATTATGGAACAGCTTAGTTCTGAGTTCATACCAGAATCTCTGTCCATAGCCCTTATCCTAGTCACATGGAAACCACTCTCAGCATCTTTAGGGATTGAGATTTCTGCAGTGTTATTGCGTAGTGCTGGTCCCACAATGACAGGAGCATTATCATTTTCATCAATAATAGTTAGCACAACTGTGGTATTACTAACAAGTTGCTGACTTCCTCCATCTCTAGCTTGAACCACAAAGGTAATCTGATTTACTTCTTCATGATCAAAAGTTCTGAGTGCATAGATTGCACCATTGGATGGGTCAATGGTCACATAGGTGGTAATGGAACTTCCCAAAATATAACTTTCCAAAATAGTGTAGGTGACCTGTCCATTGTCCCCTAGATCTGGATCTGTGGCTGTAACAGATGTGATGTATGCACCTGGAGAGTTATTTTCTAAGATAACAACTTCATATCTGTTTGTCTGGAAGCGGGGTGGGTTGTCATTTTCATCATTGATTTGGACAGTAAAATGTTTCACTGTGGAGAGACTTGGTGTCCCCTTGTCTTCAGCTATAACAGTCAAACTGTATTCAGATCTCTTTTCTCTATCTAGAGTAGCATTAGTCAAAATTAAATAGTTATTTTCATAAGTCTTTTGAAGTTTAAAGTGGCCATGGCCATGAAGCTTGCAAACTATCTCTCCATTCATGCCAGAGTCCTTGTCCTGTACCCTGACTATGGCAACAAAAGTGTCCATGGGTGACCCTTCAGAAATGTGAGCTATTTCCTCATTCCCAGGGGACATCAGGTTTAAATTAATTTCAGGTTTGTTGTCATTGACATCCACAATTTTAATGATAATTTTGCAATGAGCTGGGATAGAATTTGGACCCAAATCTTGAGCCTGAGCATCAATTTCGTAGGATTTGGTGATTTCATAGTCCACTTGTGACAGAAGGGTCAGATGGCCTTTCTCTGAGTCTATTTTAAAAGTCTCTATAATTTTGGAAGACACATGACTACTGAAAGAATACATGACTTTACCATTAGCGCCCTCATCTGGATCAGTAGCATTGAGGTCTATGAGCAAAGTACCCACTGGTGAATTTTCTAAGAGCTGAATTATATATGATTGTTGCTCAAAAACAGGACTGTTATCATTAGAATCAGAAATACTTATTTTTAGGATAGACGATCCAGATCGCTGAGGCACCCCCTTATCTGAAGCAGTGAGTTGGAGTTCGTAGCTTGACTTCAACTCCCGATCCAATTCTCTAACCACAATGAGTTCTGCATACTTGGCACCATCAGTCCTTGTTCGCacttcaatattaaaaaaatcatttgcagACAGTGAATAAGTGTGCAGAGAATTTTCCCCAACATCTGGATCAAAAGCACTGTCCAAAGGGATCCGGGTTCCTACAGCTGCACTCTCTGATATTTCAATAGGGATGAGAGCTCTGGAAAACTGGGGAGAGTTGTCATTAATATCCAGCACTTCAACTTCAACATGGAAAAGCTGCAGATGTTCAGTAGGCAGAGTGATCACATCAAACTCTATAGAGCAGTTTAAGTTTTTCTGGCAGAGTTGTTCCCGGTCAATTTTAG is from Chelonia mydas isolate rCheMyd1 chromosome 4, rCheMyd1.pri.v2, whole genome shotgun sequence and encodes:
- the PCDH18 gene encoding protocadherin-18 isoform X1, which translates into the protein MNCKNLQMHQISSKMHFMFLFVLMIISFSKDVLGKNLKYRIYEEQRVGSVIARLSEDVADVLFKIPNPSSVRFRAMQRGNSPLLVVREDNGEISIGAKIDREQLCQKNLNCSIEFDVITLPTEHLQLFHVEVEVLDINDNSPQFSRALIPIEISESAAVGTRIPLDSAFDPDVGENSLHTYSLSANDFFNIEVRTRTDGAKYAELIVVRELDRELKSSYELQLTASDKGVPQRSGSSILKISISDSNDNSPVFEQQSYIIQLLENSPVGTLLIDLNATDPDEGANGKVMYSFSSHVSSKIIETFKIDSEKGHLTLLSQVDYEITKSYEIDAQAQDLGPNSIPAHCKIIIKIVDVNDNKPEINLNLMSPGNEEIAHISEGSPMDTFVAIVRVQDKDSGMNGEIVCKLHGHGHFKLQKTYENNYLILTNATLDREKRSEYSLTVIAEDKGTPSLSTVKHFTVQINDENDNPPRFQTNRYEVVILENNSPGAYITSVTATDPDLGDNGQVTYTILESYILGSSITTYVTIDPSNGAIYALRTFDHEEVNQITFVVQARDGGSQQLVSNTTVVLTIIDENDNAPVIVGPALRNNTAEISIPKDAESGFHVTRIRAMDRDSGMNSELSCSIIADNEENIFVMDPRSCDIYINVSIESVSSKEWEFFVIVQDKGSPPLSTKALLKCTVFEYVYAIPSTEATFISQPSLDVSMITIISLGSICAVLLVIMVVFATRCNREKKDTRSYNCRVAESTYQHHPKRPSRQIHKGDITLVPTVNGTLPIRSHHRSSPSSSPTLERGQMSSRQSHHSHQSLNSLVTISSNHVPENFSLELTHATPAVEQVSQLLSMLHQGQYQPRPSFRGNKYSRSYRYALQDMDKFSLKDSGRGDSEAGDSDYDLGRDSPIDRLLGEGFSDLFLTDGRIPAAMRLCTEECRVLGHSDQCWMPPLPSPSSDYRSNMFIPGEEFQPPPPQQQQQQQQAFEEDSQPVDSNEKKKSFSTFGKDCQNEEESEDICTSSLLSEMSSVFQRLLPPSLDTYTECNEMNRSNSLERRKGHLPAKTVSYPQGVAAWAASTHFQNPANNTGAMLGTHSSAQPSSKWLPAMEEIPENYEEDDFDNVLNHLSDGKHELMDASELVAEINKLLQDVRQN
- the PCDH18 gene encoding protocadherin-18 isoform X2 — protein: MNCKNLQMHQISSKMHFMFLFVLMIISFSKDVLGKNLKYRIYEEQRVGSVIARLSEDVADVLFKIPNPSSVRFRAMQRGNSPLLVVREDNGEISIGAKIDREQLCQKNLNCSIEFDVITLPTEHLQLFHVEVEVLDINDNSPQFSRALIPIEISESAAVGTRIPLDSAFDPDVGENSLHTYSLSANDFFNIEVRTRTDGAKYAELIVVRELDRELKSSYELQLTASDKGVPQRSGSSILKISISDSNDNSPVFEQQSYIIQLLENSPVGTLLIDLNATDPDEGANGKVMYSFSSHVSSKIIETFKIDSEKGHLTLLSQVDYEITKSYEIDAQAQDLGPNSIPAHCKIIIKIVDVNDNKPEINLNLMSPGNEEIAHISEGSPMDTFVAIVRVQDKDSGMNGEIVCKLHGHGHFKLQKTYENNYLILTNATLDREKRSEYSLTVIAEDKGTPSLSTVKHFTVQINDENDNPPRFQTNRYEVVILENNSPGAYITSVTATDPDLGDNGQVTYTILESYILGSSITTYVTIDPSNGAIYALRTFDHEEVNQITFVVQARDGGSQQLVSNTTVVLTIIDENDNAPVIVGPALRNNTAEISIPKDAESGFHVTRIRAMDRDSGMNSELSCSIIADNEENIFVMDPRSCDIYINVSIESVSSKEWEFFVIVQDKGSPPLSTKALLKCTVFEYVYAIPSTEATFISQPSLDVSMITIISLGSICAVLLVIMVVFATRCNREKKDTRSYNCRVAESTYQHHPKRPSRQIHKGDITLVPTVNGTLPIRSHHRSSPSSSPTLERGQMSSRQSHHSHQSLNSLVTISSNHVPENFSLELTHATPAVEVSQLLSMLHQGQYQPRPSFRGNKYSRSYRYALQDMDKFSLKDSGRGDSEAGDSDYDLGRDSPIDRLLGEGFSDLFLTDGRIPAAMRLCTEECRVLGHSDQCWMPPLPSPSSDYRSNMFIPGEEFQPPPPQQQQQQQQAFEEDSQPVDSNEKKKSFSTFGKDCQNEEESEDICTSSLLSEMSSVFQRLLPPSLDTYTECNEMNRSNSLERRKGHLPAKTVSYPQGVAAWAASTHFQNPANNTGAMLGTHSSAQPSSKWLPAMEEIPENYEEDDFDNVLNHLSDGKHELMDASELVAEINKLLQDVRQN